The Halodesulfovibrio marinisediminis DSM 17456 genomic interval CTCAGGAATTCACTTGCGGTGGCGGCAGCTCTCACGGTTGCGGCAACCACTAGAAGAAAATTGCATCAGGTATGGAGCGGTAGTGTTCCTCGGCTGGGGAAACAGCGCTGCAAATTCGGATTCCGAGTTTGCATTTCCTGCCCACGGATATGTCTTCCATTCACTCCAGATCTATTTGCAACACCTGCGATGGGAACATCGCGCAACTACCGGGGCATTCGTTCGATACATGGATATTCTCTGCTGACAGTCATTGCTGCACGGCACCGCGCCAACGCAATCTTTTGTTGCCAGCAGAGGCTCTTTTCTTGATATACTGATTCTATCCGGTAGTATTGCAACAGAAAAACGAGATGTTTATCATCTCGTTTTTCTGCGTTTGGGGGACAGCATATTTTTTACTGTGTCCAGTCATATGTCCTTCTGTCTATCTTTCCTTGCTGTTCTTGCTTTCAGTGCTTATATCCCTTGCGGTGCAGGGCGTTGAATCCTGCCATTTTGTTGAGAGCAAGGAGACTCCGGTGTTTATCCCTTTGGATACGTGTACAGATGAATTTTCTAAAGAAGCAGCTGCGTTCGGGTATTGTGCTACATGCGGTGTAACGCATTCGTTACCGTTCGGGGCAGCTAAGTTTTATGCTCGTCAACTACGCGAGCAGCTTGAAATCAAAGGTGATATGCTTCTTCCTGTACCCGATGGCGTTGAAAATCAGCGGGAAATCCAGGCACAGCTCGATGGTCTTGCAGGGAACCCACGGTATAGCATGGACTACCTTTGGGGTATCGCATTGGGGCAGATGCTCGGTGTTATGGTCTGCAAAAAACAGGATGGTACCATCGGGATTGTGCGGGCATTTTCAGGGCAGTATGACAGGTTATATGAGATACCAGGTTGGGCGCCGCCTGTAATGAACTTGGTACGCTATAATGAAGTGTACTCTGTTGGAAATAAAGTAGTTAATGAGTACACAGAACGGATTAATGCCGTCGCTCCTTCCGAAACATTACTTCTGCAACAGCTTAAGCGGGAACGCAAAGTCTGTTCGCGCTCATTAATGGATGAGTTGTACGACCTGTATGTTCTTGAAAACTTTAAGGGTGAAAGAAAAACGCTTAGAGATGTTTTTTATAGCAGGCATGGAATGCGTACCGGTACCGCGGATTGTTGTGCTCCGAAGCTCATCAACTATGCACAGCAACATCAGTTGACCCCGTTGGGTATTGCAGAATTTTTCTATGGGACTGAAAACAAATCGCAAACTAGGCAGCACGGTAATTTTTATGAGGCGTGCGAAGAAAAATGCCAGCCGATTCTCGGCTTTATGCTTTGCGGATTACCATAATTTTTTTGGATTGATACATGTTTGATAAATATGATGCATCGCATCTTACAATGGATGTTTTGTACGCAGATGATCATTGCGTTGTCGTTTACAAGCCTTCAGGGTTACTTTCCGTTCCTGGAAAAGGGCCGGAAAAGGCAGACTGTGTTGTAAGTCGCGTGCGTGAGATGTTTCCGGGATGTATTGAGCATCCAGAGGCGCATCGTCTAGATATGTCTACCTCAGGCATCCTTATTCTTGGTCTGACAATGGAAGCTAAGCGTAATTTGTCTACCGAGTTCCGTGAACGTCGCGTCGGGAAAAAGTATGAGGCCATTCTAGATGGTGAAGTTCGTGGGGAAAGCGGAACGATTGATTTGCCTCTGCGTCTGGACTGGTTTAACAGCCCTATCCGTATTTATGATCCGCTTCAGGGTAAGCGTTGTATTACCTTGTGGCAGAAATTGGATCACACAGACGGCAAAACTCGAATCGCTTTCGATCTTATTACCGGACGTACACACCAGTTGCGTGTACATTCTTCCCACAAGTTCGGTCTGGGATGTCCGATTGTTGGGGATAATTTGTACGGTACTCGTCATCCGGGGGAACGTCTTATGTTGCATTCCCGTTATTTAAAGATTGCGCACCCTGTTTCTGGTGAAATGATGGAGTTCGACAGAGCTCCGGACTTTTAGATCGGGAGCTGTTCTGCACTCTTTTTGAATATTGAAAATCTACGGCAGAGTTCAGGCTGTAGTAATGCTTCGGGAGGATATAAATGCTGACATTTAAGTGTGCTGCATGCCGCAGAAAGCTTTGGAAGTATTACAAGATAGGCAAAGGTGAAGTTGTCCGGTGTCACAAAGATAGAATTAAGAAAATTTTTGAGATAGACGAACGGGACGGTAAGGTCTTTTGTCTGTGCGGGCGTCCTATCGGAGTTGATAAAGAAGGACATTACAGAATGATCCGTAATGCCTGTACCTATTCTGGAACGAAAGAATCGAAGAAATAAAAAAAGGAAAGGTATCCCTTTCCTTTTTTTTATGACTAGTCAATTAGCCGCTAGGCGCTTTCTTCTTGTGCTTTTTTTAGAAGTTCAATGACACTCCCACGTTCCTGAGCAAGACGTTGCCATTTTTTCTTTTCTTTTTTGGTTGCTTCAATTGTATGAAGCAGGTCTCGAATTGTCTGTGCAGGGTAACCGTAGCTTGGCTGTTCTTTACGCAGTTCTTCATCATTGCGTTGGCGTAGTGCCTTCAGTTGATTAGCATTCAAAATCATAAGCACATCCTTTCAAATTGATGACATATTCACACACGGATTCCTGTTGAACAGGGATTGCAGTTAGAAAGTGCATAACAGATATCGGTTAAAAAGACATGGAGTCGTACATACGATGCCGTATGTTGCATGTTAAAATATCGGGGTAGTCCTGCCTGTACGCCTTTCGTCGTGTTGTGTTGTCTCAATCTGCCTAAAAAAGACTCATCGGCAACCAGTGTTTTATGACTGACTGCGCACGGGACTGTAATCTCATGGTGTCTCTAAGAGAACCATTATCATGAGTATATACTGCCTGTACTTTCAATAGTTATCAACCTTGGCAGGCTATATTCATATTTATTCTGCTGAACGTTTGTTCAGAGCAGCTCCTTCAATGCTTGAAGAATCGTATTCATCTGTTTTTTCACTCGGGATGGTATCTTTTGTTTTGGGCATGATTAAGCGTACTCCGCGCTCATAGAGTAGGTATTCGAATCCCCAGTTGATTAATACAATTAGCCTGTTACGGAATCCAATGAGGTATAGTAGGTGGATGATCAGCCAGGTTATCCATGCGAAGAATCCTGTAATTTTGAGTTTCCCCAGATGGACAACAGCGCTTGAGCGACCAATCGTCGCAAGGGAGCCTTTATCGAAGTAGGAGAACGGGGAAAGCTCCTTGTCTTCAAAAAAGTTTGCGAGGTTTTGTGCTGCCAGAGTCCCTTGCTGGATTGCGTTTGGAGCTACGGTGGGGCCTGGTATTAACTTGTCTCCATCCATTGGTAGCGCAATGTCTCCCGCAACAAAAACCTCCGGATGATCTGCAAGGTTTAATTCAGGAGTGGTGATGATACGTTTTGCCTTACCGAGCGGCATGCCCATGCGCTCTGCAACCTTGTTTCCACGGATACCTGCTGTCCATATAACGGTGCGTGTAGGGATGGCTTCTCCTGAGTTCAAGGTTACTTTGTCAACGTCCACCTGTACGACATGCTGCTTGTAACAACCTTGTACACCAAGTTTTTCAAGTTTTTTCATGGTATACATCTGTAGTTTCTCAGGAAATCCGGAAAGCGGTTCGTCTTCGCCTTCAATGAGAATGATTTTTATATCTTCTTTAGCTAATTCACTGAAATCTCTGCGTAGTGAAGTATGAACGAGCTCTGCCAGTGCCCCTACATATTCGATGCCGGTTGGGCCGCCGCCAACTACGGTAAAGGTGAGCAGTTGATTACGTAGGTCTGGATCCGATTCATATTGTGCATATTCAAAACAGGAAAGAATATGGTTACGTATATCTATCGCATCTTCTGCGTTTTTAAGTGAGAAGGCATATTTTTTTGCTCCGGGGACTCCGAAGAAATTGGTGACGCTTCCCAAAGCAATGATGAGCCCATCATACTTGATACGTCCCACATCAGTGATCAGAGCCTTATGGTCAAGATCAAGCCCTGTAACTTCTGCCATGCGAAATTCAACGTTGGGCATCTTGCGGAAGGTTCCGCGGAGCGGGTATGAGATTTGCTCTGGTTCCAGTCCTGCGGATGCAACTTGATAAAGTAACGGTTGGAATAGGTGGTAGTTGTTACGGTCAATTACTGTAACTTGGTATTGACCTTTTTTTCCGAGCTCTTTTGCTGCCCAGAGTCCGGCAAATCCGCCGCCTAATATAATGATGTGTTTACTCGTGCTGTTGTTTTTTGACATAAGTACACCATGATGCGGGAATGTTATCTTATGGTTATCAGGCTAGAATTGTAGCATATTAATTACGAGGCTCTTCCTACTATACCTATGTATGATTTTAGCAATAGTGTATAGAGTTTTTTACGATACTGAGGACTATTAATTATATCATATTTTAGATAGATTAGTTAAGTTGCATTGTGATTATTTATAGCAGGAGTTGCTTGTGGGAAAACTCAGTATTGACCTGCTTAAATCCGGTATGGTGCTTCAGGACGAAGTTCGGGGGATGAAGGGGAAACGTTTGTTTCCTGCCGGTGTTAAGTTGGATAACCAAAAGATTACAATTCTTAAAGCATGGGGAGTGGTTGAGGCTGATGTTGTAGGGGGTACACGTGAAAGTTCCCGACAGGCACAAATAGAAAAAGAGTCTGTTGCGGATGAAGCGCAGTTGCTTGCTAAGCGGCAGGCCACAGGTTCGACTCCTGTCAGGCGCACCATCACGTATAAGTGAGTTTAAAAAAGTTCTTATTCTACAAGGACTTTTTTTTATGGTTAACGAAATTTTAAGTAGTCATAGTTCTTGCTTTCACTTGTTTCAAGTAAAAAATCCGAACAAGGGGGACAAGATTATGAGACCTACTGTTGAAACCGCGTGGAACCTATATAAAGAACTAAAATTACCTTCTGTTCGCAAACCGAAAACTGACATCCGAGTATGGGAAATGCATATTGCTCCCTATTTAGGTGCCAAAGAATTGGATGCGGTCAAAAGCATTGATGTTCTTCGCCTTCGTGCTCAAATCGAAGCAAAACAGCTGAGTCCACAATCGGTACATCATGTTTTAGGGTTGCTTCGTCGAATCTTACGTAAGGCAATTCAATGGGAACTCTATTCAGGTCCGTTGCCAGTTTTTGAAATGCCTAAAGTTCAGAATGAGCGAACGCGGTTTCTTACGTTAAAAGAAGCAGCTGTTTTGCTTTCTGAGCTAAAACGGCGTTCCGATCTCTGGTACGACATTAGCCTTTTCGCACTTTCTACCGGTTTACGCTCCGGAGAAATCTTCCATTTACTTCCTGAACACATCAATCTTTCAGCAAAGACTGTTGCGATAGTAGATACAAAATCTGACAACAGAGTAGTGCCGCTTAATGATGCCGCACTTTCCATCGCTGAAGCCTATCTTGCCCGTAATACGGGGTCATATCTCTTTACGACTATCTACGGAAATAAAATTCAGTTTGCAGGAAAACTCTTTCGAAGAGCTGTTGAAACCTGCGGGCTAAACGACGGCATCCAAGATCGTCGTCAACGTGTCGTTTTTCATACCTTACGGCATACTTTTGCTTCATGGCTGGTTCAAGGAGGAACTCCTTTAGCCGTGGTGAGTCAGTTGCTTGGTCATAGTGATATTAAGATGACTTTGCGCTATGCACACCTAGCTCCTGAGCAAGGAAGAAAAGCTGTAAGTTACTTAAATGATTATCTCGATAATGTTTGTACGTCAACTGTGTTTTTATAGTTTTATAAGTTTCACGACTGTATACAAACCGTTCATAAGTGTACACGAAGTGTTCATTACTATGTACGAAGTGTTGCAGAGAGTGAAATAAAATTGATTTGAAGAATATGTGCATTGTTGTGCTATTCTTTTACACGGAGTCCGAAAGGCAGGACAGGTAAACTGCCCCCACTTTTAAAGTGGGGGAGTTTACTGCCTGCCACCGTAAAGGTGGAGAAGAACTTATTCGCCTATCGGCTCAACGTCTAAAAAACTCTGACTCATTTTTGAGTCACTCCCTTCTGAGCAGCTCATCATGCGCTGCAAGATCACACATCCTCCGACCGGAGAAAAATCATGAATAAGAAGCCAGCAGAAAAGGTAAGAAAAGTTCGTATTGAGTCTTACATCACTAAGGAAGAATATGAGAAGGTTGTGTCACTAGCTCAGCAGTGCGGTATCTCTGTGTCTGAACTCATACGAAGGCTTGCTCTTGGGCAAGAGCTCAACTCTAAAGTAGATAAGGAAGCTTTTTTAGATCTATTGAAGGTCAATGCAGACCTTGGTCGTCTAGGAGGCTTATTTAAGTTGGCGTTAACAGAGAATGTCAGAAAAGTGGCAAGCCATAGAGAACTTCGACGCATTCTGCATGAAATTGAAGAGCGGCAGGAAGAGCTGCGACAGCTTATTAAGTTAGTCGAAAAAGCAGTGCTTAAACGTAGCCTAAAAGGATCATCTGCATGATTTCAAAGAAGCAGCCCTCACCATCTCCGCAAAATGATAATTATGCTCGTTTGGCCAACTACATTGCAGATGCCTCCCATAAGGGGGAGAAGTGTATGGCTGTCTGGAGCGTTGGATGTATGGCTGGTGAAGATTTTCAGTTAGGCATATCTGAAGTTTTGGTAACACAAGCATGTAACGAGCGAACAAAGAAAGAAAAGACCTATCATTTGATTGTCTCTCTTCGCCCTGAAGACGAAAGCAAGCTTTCTGAGCAAGCTTTCAAAGACATTGAGAAGCAGTTTGCCGAGGTTTTGGGCTTTGAAGAGCACCAGCGTCATTGCGGGGTGCATACCAATACAAACAATCTTCATATGCATGTTGCTTACAACATGATTCACCCTGAAAAGAAAACAAGACATGAACCATATCGAGACTACTGGAAACGGGATAACTTGTGCCGTGAGCTTGAGCAAAAGTATAAACTTGCGCTAGATCCTGGACGTAAGCAGCGCCGTGAGTTTTTCCAATATGTTTCAAGTAGAAGTAAGAACTTTATGCCGGCAATAGAAAAAGCAAAGTCATGGGAGGATGTACATGGTGTAATGGCAAATTATGGACTTCAGCTTTCATGCAAAAAGGAAATTTCTATTACTCCGTTTGATCATTCAGGGATAGCCTACCGCATAAAAGGTTATGAACTTCATTCTGCTTTCAGAAAAGAAAGTTTGGAAGAGCGGTTAGGGCAATTTCAGGCAAAGAATAAATTTTATCCGGCACGGGAAGTGTTTGCTCCAAGTCGTTCGAAGGATAATGAGCAGAAGAACGACAAGGCTGACGCACTTGAAGCCTACACCGGCCAAGAAAGCTTTGATGGATACCTTAAGCGACATAAAGAGATTATCAATTCTGCACGAGTATCCGCATCATCTTGGCAGGAATTTCAAAATATTCTTCAGGACGAGTTAAGTATTACCATCAAGGAGCGCGGACGCGGTGCAGTCTTTGCCGATTTTGCAACAAGAGGGAAGAGTCAACCTCATGCAAAGTTGAGTTGTCTTGGTAGTGAGTACTCTAGATCAAAATTAGAGGCAGAGTTTGGGAAGCTGGAGAGAATAAAGGAAGGGCGACAGAGTACCCCTAAAAAGGGGTACGGCAGGAAGCCTCTTCATCGTGATCCGGAGCGCGGCAAGCTATACCAGGAATACAAAGCCGGCATCAAAAAGCGTAAGAAAATGTTTGAAGAGCAGAAGGAACAAAGGGAACAGGAGGTGCGCGAACAACGGCTTAAGTGGAAAATAAAAATCACAAAATACCAAATAGATAGCACGTTAAGCTGGAAAGAGAAGCGATATCTGATCAATGTCGCTAAAGCTGAGCAGTTACGCCACGAAGAGCTGCTTAAAAAGAAGTACGCAACCCAGCGCGCCAAGATCAAAAACGAAATTCCATATGGGAATTGGAATGAGTTTCTTCGGCAAAAAGCAGAGGCCGGTAATATGGTGGCGTTAGCCGTTCTTCAGTCATTAAAGGAGAAAGAAAAAGCAGCCCATAAAGAGCGCCCAGTGGTGAAACTTTTGGAAGGGATGACTTACACCGTCGATAACGAAGGAAATATTACCTACAAACTTAAGAATGGCGGTGTGGTGCGCGATTGCCGTAAGAGCATTTATGCGAGCAATGATGTTGAAGCAGTGACGTTTGCTGAAAAATTGAAAGCAAGGCGGTTTGGGCAAACTAAAAAGAAACTGAAAGGGAACTATCGGTAACACTCTACAGAAAGGACACTAGCAATCTAACCTTCTCAAATACAAAACTATTGGCTGGAGAATGTTGGACACTTTATAACTTGTTGGTTTATAAATGTTATAGACTAAAATTGTGGAGTGGAAATGAAAGAATGTCCAGTAACAGTTGATGTAAGATATGATGCAACTAGAACAAGTGAATTATTAGCTAATGCATCTAGTAAAGGCGTTAATAAATTATTTAAAGCTTTTTTTGGAAAAAAATATGCAGATATATCTCGTTATGAGGCCTTGCAAGGAGCTCAGACTGTAAAAGATCAACTTGATATTGCAATGGGAACTGCACGGTTTATTAACGGGGAATTAGTTCCTATTTCTACGTTAAATACTTTGCCCCCTATTATTGCTCAAGAGCAGGAACGGGCAATGGATAATCTTGTTCGGAATATTCAGGTTGCACTACATGAACTTGCTGTTACTGCAGAGGAAGGAATTTCTGATTCAGAAGTCGATCAAGATTTTATTTCGCGTTGGCAGCGTGAAGCACAGGTAATTGGTAATGATAGGTTGCAACTAATATGGGGAAAGTTGCTTGCAGAAGAAGTGAAAACAACAGCAACGGTTTCTTATCGGACATTAGATGTAGTTAAGAACTTAACTCCTAATGAAGCCAAAGTTTTTCAACGAATAATCCCATATGTAGTTTATAGTGATTTCTTCTTATGTGATTTGACTGAAAATAGCTTTCCAGGAGGAATTACGTACGAAGATTTAAAGTTGTTATCTGATTGTGGCTTACTAAATATGACGGAAACAGTTTTTGCTTCAGGTGGAGCGTTTACAGATCTATTTGGTGATATTTCTTACGGTCTCGCTGGGAAAGAACTGCTAATAGCCGAAGGGTGTCAAAATACAATCCGTTATCATGGACTTTTTTTAACTGATGTTGGGAAGTGCTTATGTAATATTTCTGATGAGTCAGGATATTTTGATGACGAGTTGAAAAAAATAGCTTCTGAATGTGCCCCCTTTGTTATTTCGCGTCAGAGACCAAGCCACCTCTCGATATTTAAAAAAGAAAATGAGCAAGAAAAGTTACTTTGTGAGATTGAACGTCCTTTAGATTCGATTTAGCTATCTCATAGGAATGTTATTGTTTTTTACTTCTAGCGCGAGATGTTTTGGCAAAAGCGTGTTTTAAGGAAAGCAATGCTAACCGTAAAGGTGAGTAAGATAGAAAAAAGGTGACGCGATAGTGCCACCTTTTTTGTATTTTGAATATAAGACGATTTAGGGGATTAGATGCTTTATATAGCGTCTTCGTAACGATCTTCATTCCTTGATTGTAAACCGATTACCTTTTGTTCTATACAATCCACAAATTCGACCCATGTTTTGGGACCAAACAAAGTTTTGGCGTGAGGATGCGCTTTTACATCATCATAAGCGTCTTTTACGGTTTTCCATCTGATACGTTCCCAGCCTCTACTGAGACCAGCACCATCTACAAGTTCTTCAATTTTATTTTGAAGTTCTAATGACATTCCTCTAGCTAAGCTTGTTCGAATGAATTGTGGTCCGGTATATGAAAGAATGTTTTTGTTTGGATTATTAATGTTTCTAGGGAGTTTTCTGGGGGCACCTATGAGATGTTCTAGTGAGAAATCAAATAAATCGTCCCATCGTAAGAAATCAAAAAAAGTTTTACAGGAATCGTTGGTCAGCCAAGAGCTAGGGTGGCCAGTATAAGATAAGTATAGCTCACTCTTAGCTCGTGTCATGGCTACATAAAAGCGACAGGCGTCACGGAAGTACTCATCATGTGGAGCCGTAGGATTTGGTAAGACTTCTTGTGAGCAATTAAGAATACACATGAAATCAAATTCATAGCCTTTGGTCTGATCTAAATCTGAGAAAAAGATATTGTCATCGAGAAGACCTGCACTTCCATCAAGAGTTTGAATTCCCGCTTGGTTAGCTAATTTTGATATTTCATACTGACTATAGCCCACTATCGCGATACAGGCTTTTTGCGTTGAGTTTTCTATCAGATGTTGTTTGGCAACACTAAGTGAAAAAGCTATTTCTTCTTCAAGTGACTCAGCCTGTAGAACAGAGGGTAATGGCGTAGAAAAGTTTGCATACTTAGGGTCAAGAAGCTCAATGTCTCCATCTGTGATGATTTCTGAATCAAGATTATGAATAAAGACTTCGTAGGCAGCTTTTAATATCTCTCTGCTATTTCTATAGTTTTTAGTAAATGTGATTGAACGGCCACCAGGGATATTGATCCCTGCTTCTTTAAAAGACTGGTGTTTTGGGAGGATGTGTTGAGCCATGTCTCCGGCAACAAAAAAGTCATTTTTTCCAGGGGCGACCAACCTGTTAAGAAGGCTCAGCTCTAATGTTCCGAAGTCTTGAACTTCATCTACGAGGATTGAACTAAAAAGTGGTTGTATGCGTGATGCGTATTTAGAGAGTTCCGCTGCTAGGCCAACCGGATCGATGACCCCGATTTCAGACATCTTTTCTTCCCAAGCTGCTAGGCCGTCAAGAATCATAGCACGTTGCGTTTCAACAAAGGGGATTGCACGTCCTTTTCGCTTTATTTTGTAGTAATCATTTCTATCAGCAACCGCACTTCGAACCCAATCAAATTCTTGTCTAAGGTATTCCTCCGCATTGATTCCTTGTTTGTTGAGTGTCTTGTGTAAAGGGAGTAGCACGTCAGCAGAATTGTTGTTAAGCTCACATCGATAGAATTCTCGCCAGACTTCATCAACATGCTCATGAGTTTTCCATGTTACCTCGTCGAAGAGCTTTTCATTTTTGGGGTCATACTTTCGTAATTGTTTTTGGCATAATGAAAAGAAAGAGCTGCAATGAATTTTGGCTCGAATTTCCGTGTCAGGGCATGCGTAATTAAGAAGATTGTTAATTAATTGCGCCAAGCTTTTGTTTAAGGTCGCAATCAAGATTGGCAACGATGGATTTTTTTTAGCAAGATAAATTGCCCGCATGACAACAACGCATGTTTTGCCAGAACCACTGACTCCTGATAATTTTGCCGGCCCTTCGTACTCTGCGTGCGCAACTTTTTCTTGAGTTGGATGCATAAACAACATCCAATCTTGATAATTTGAGCTTTTAATGTAGTGTTCTAGCCAAGCAAAGTATTCCGGACTGCCAATTTCTAAGCGTTTTACAGTCCTACCGTCTTGAATTTCTAAAACTTCTTCATCAGAGAGGCTATCTAAACATTTTGCGTCGCCAAAGTGTAAATCTAATCGATTTAATGTCCCCTCAATATTTCCTTCTCGTAGCATTGCAGCTACATCGAATAATAATGCCGCATCTTGTGGATCAGCTAATGTACTTGCTATCTCTAGAATATCTTTATCTTGAGCTTGAGTGGTGAGGCGTGAAAATTCCATGGCCTCGGGTCCACTTAATAACTTAAGAAATTTATTTCGATATGGTTTGTCGAGCCTGTCTATTAAGTTTGAATTTGAAAAATCAGTTTTTGTTTGGATTCTTTTTGTCTTAATAGTGGCATCCTTAGATCTAAGAATTAAATCATATTCGTTGTCTTTGTTTTTTATAAGAGAAAGACCGCTTTTTTTCTTAATCCACCGATCACATTCATCATGAGAACCAGCAAAGGCAAATAGACATACTTTTTTATTCTTAATGGTGATAAGTCTGTAGCCATCAAACAGTTGGTATTTAATACAGTGATCGATTCGTGATTCACCATGATTGGTAGTATTAACTCCATGGAATGGGTTTTCTAGGTAGATTCGTCCCATTATTTCATTTACTTTCGCGGCACTTTTGCTTGCAAATCCCCCTCGCTTCATAAGTCGTTGCAGTTGGGGGTAGAGTTCGACTGTATGCATGTATATGATGCTATTCATAATCATTTTCCTAGATTTTTAAGCAGAGCTAGAGTGAAATACGAGCATGATTTGAAATTTAGTAAAAGATACGTCTTCCTGTAAGGAGTCAATTATTTATCAAGGTTAGAAGATGTTGGCCGTCAAGATGAAGTTTTTTTGTCAAATTTATTATTCAATCCATTACCACCTTCCCCCTTGCCACACATTCCCTAAAACCATACAACCACAGCTCTTGATGAACTTAATTAGATAGCCATGCTATCGTGCTGAATATAGGAGCTTTTGTGGTTAACTTTACTGCTACTGCGAACTTTATCTGGGCTGTTGCTGACTTGCTTCGTGGAGATTTTAAACAATCTCAGTACGGACGTGTGATTCTTCCTTTTACGCTTCTTCGTCGTCTTGAATGTGTGCTGGAACCTACGAAGGATGCAGTGCTGCAAATAGCAGGGCAGGGCGAAAGCTTTGGTGATGCACTTCCGGCGTTGCTTTCTAACGCAGCGGAGCAGCCTTTTTATAATACGTCACCAATGACTCTTGGTAACCTTGGTGAAACGCAGATTCTTGAAAACCTCGAAGCCTATGTTCAATCCTTTAGTCCAGAGGCGCGTGAGATTTTCGATCACTTCCATTTTTCAGAATATCTGGAGATGCTCGATAAAGCGAACCTGCTCTATTTGGTAGTAAAGAAGTTTGCGTCAATGGATCTTTCTCCGGCAAAGATCAGCAACTATGAAATGGGTCTGGCTTTTGAAGAGCTGATCCGAAAGTTTGCTGAATCTTCCAACGAGACAGCAGGGGAACACTTTACCCCCCGTGACATCGTCCATCTTGCGACCAGCCTTGTGTTTATGGACGACGATGAATCTTTAACGCAGGCCGGTGCAATTCGTACCCTTTATGACCCGACAGCAGGAACCGGCGGTTTTCTTTCTGAAGGTACAGCGCTTATGTCAGAAATGAACCAGAACGCTGTTATCCGTGTGCATGGTCAGGAATTAAACCCAGAGTCATACGCAATCTGCAAAGGTGATATGCTCATTAAGAATCAGGAAGTGGCCAACATTAAGCTTGGTAACACCCTTTCTGACGACCAGCTCCAGTACGAAAAGTTTGACTACATGCTTTCCAACCCGCCGTTTGGTGTGGACTGGAAAAAGGTACAAAAAGTCATTCAAAGTGAACACAAAGTGAAAGGGTACGGCGGTCGTTTCGGTGCTGGACTCCCTCG includes:
- a CDS encoding RluA family pseudouridine synthase, whose product is MFDKYDASHLTMDVLYADDHCVVVYKPSGLLSVPGKGPEKADCVVSRVREMFPGCIEHPEAHRLDMSTSGILILGLTMEAKRNLSTEFRERRVGKKYEAILDGEVRGESGTIDLPLRLDWFNSPIRIYDPLQGKRCITLWQKLDHTDGKTRIAFDLITGRTHQLRVHSSHKFGLGCPIVGDNLYGTRHPGERLMLHSRYLKIAHPVSGEMMEFDRAPDF
- a CDS encoding NAD(P)/FAD-dependent oxidoreductase, with translation MSKNNSTSKHIIILGGGFAGLWAAKELGKKGQYQVTVIDRNNYHLFQPLLYQVASAGLEPEQISYPLRGTFRKMPNVEFRMAEVTGLDLDHKALITDVGRIKYDGLIIALGSVTNFFGVPGAKKYAFSLKNAEDAIDIRNHILSCFEYAQYESDPDLRNQLLTFTVVGGGPTGIEYVGALAELVHTSLRRDFSELAKEDIKIILIEGEDEPLSGFPEKLQMYTMKKLEKLGVQGCYKQHVVQVDVDKVTLNSGEAIPTRTVIWTAGIRGNKVAERMGMPLGKAKRIITTPELNLADHPEVFVAGDIALPMDGDKLIPGPTVAPNAIQQGTLAAQNLANFFEDKELSPFSYFDKGSLATIGRSSAVVHLGKLKITGFFAWITWLIIHLLYLIGFRNRLIVLINWGFEYLLYERGVRLIMPKTKDTIPSEKTDEYDSSSIEGAALNKRSAE
- a CDS encoding tyrosine-type recombinase/integrase; translation: MVNEILSSHSSCFHLFQVKNPNKGDKIMRPTVETAWNLYKELKLPSVRKPKTDIRVWEMHIAPYLGAKELDAVKSIDVLRLRAQIEAKQLSPQSVHHVLGLLRRILRKAIQWELYSGPLPVFEMPKVQNERTRFLTLKEAAVLLSELKRRSDLWYDISLFALSTGLRSGEIFHLLPEHINLSAKTVAIVDTKSDNRVVPLNDAALSIAEAYLARNTGSYLFTTIYGNKIQFAGKLFRRAVETCGLNDGIQDRRQRVVFHTLRHTFASWLVQGGTPLAVVSQLLGHSDIKMTLRYAHLAPEQGRKAVSYLNDYLDNVCTSTVFL
- a CDS encoding plasmid mobilization protein, coding for MNKKPAEKVRKVRIESYITKEEYEKVVSLAQQCGISVSELIRRLALGQELNSKVDKEAFLDLLKVNADLGRLGGLFKLALTENVRKVASHRELRRILHEIEERQEELRQLIKLVEKAVLKRSLKGSSA
- the traI gene encoding TraI/MobA(P) family conjugative relaxase, with amino-acid sequence MISKKQPSPSPQNDNYARLANYIADASHKGEKCMAVWSVGCMAGEDFQLGISEVLVTQACNERTKKEKTYHLIVSLRPEDESKLSEQAFKDIEKQFAEVLGFEEHQRHCGVHTNTNNLHMHVAYNMIHPEKKTRHEPYRDYWKRDNLCRELEQKYKLALDPGRKQRREFFQYVSSRSKNFMPAIEKAKSWEDVHGVMANYGLQLSCKKEISITPFDHSGIAYRIKGYELHSAFRKESLEERLGQFQAKNKFYPAREVFAPSRSKDNEQKNDKADALEAYTGQESFDGYLKRHKEIINSARVSASSWQEFQNILQDELSITIKERGRGAVFADFATRGKSQPHAKLSCLGSEYSRSKLEAEFGKLERIKEGRQSTPKKGYGRKPLHRDPERGKLYQEYKAGIKKRKKMFEEQKEQREQEVREQRLKWKIKITKYQIDSTLSWKEKRYLINVAKAEQLRHEELLKKKYATQRAKIKNEIPYGNWNEFLRQKAEAGNMVALAVLQSLKEKEKAAHKERPVVKLLEGMTYTVDNEGNITYKLKNGGVVRDCRKSIYASNDVEAVTFAEKLKARRFGQTKKKLKGNYR
- a CDS encoding DUF2806 domain-containing protein, with product MKECPVTVDVRYDATRTSELLANASSKGVNKLFKAFFGKKYADISRYEALQGAQTVKDQLDIAMGTARFINGELVPISTLNTLPPIIAQEQERAMDNLVRNIQVALHELAVTAEEGISDSEVDQDFISRWQREAQVIGNDRLQLIWGKLLAEEVKTTATVSYRTLDVVKNLTPNEAKVFQRIIPYVVYSDFFLCDLTENSFPGGITYEDLKLLSDCGLLNMTETVFASGGAFTDLFGDISYGLAGKELLIAEGCQNTIRYHGLFLTDVGKCLCNISDESGYFDDELKKIASECAPFVISRQRPSHLSIFKKENEQEKLLCEIERPLDSI